Proteins from a genomic interval of Pseudomonas versuta:
- a CDS encoding response regulator transcription factor, producing the protein MNKVLIVDDHPVVRLAVRMLMERHGYEVIAETDNGVDALQLAREHTPDIVILDIGIPKLDGLEVITRLSTPDAPMKILVLTSQTPGHFSMRCMQAGAAGYVCKQQDLTELLSAIRAVLSGYSYFPNQALHAVRSNLGNASEAEMVNRLSGREMMVLQQLARGKSNKEIADGIFLSNKTVSTYKTRLLLKLNARSLVDLIELAQRNGLE; encoded by the coding sequence ATGAATAAAGTGCTGATCGTGGATGATCACCCTGTGGTTCGTCTTGCTGTACGTATGCTCATGGAACGACATGGCTACGAGGTCATAGCAGAGACGGATAATGGAGTAGATGCATTGCAACTTGCTCGGGAACACACGCCTGATATTGTAATTTTGGATATCGGGATTCCCAAGCTTGACGGGCTTGAAGTTATCACCCGCTTGTCAACACCTGATGCGCCGATGAAAATACTGGTATTGACCTCGCAAACCCCGGGCCATTTCTCCATGCGCTGCATGCAGGCGGGAGCTGCAGGTTATGTCTGCAAACAGCAGGATTTGACCGAACTGCTTAGCGCTATCCGGGCCGTGCTTTCAGGGTACAGCTATTTCCCCAATCAAGCTTTGCACGCTGTGCGTTCCAACTTGGGAAATGCCAGCGAAGCCGAGATGGTCAATCGCCTTTCGGGGCGAGAAATGATGGTGCTGCAGCAACTGGCGCGTGGTAAGAGCAACAAGGAGATAGCGGATGGCATATTTCTCAGTAACAAGACGGTGAGTACATACAAAACACGTCTTTTATTGAAGCTCAATGCCCGATCACTGGTTGATCTCATTGAACTGGCCCAGCGTAATGGTCTGGAGTGA
- a CDS encoding PA3496 family putative envelope integrity protein has product MSTGKEQLDVEVEEDFPVSDKDEIVEPVVEVAKTNLAKRRTIDALLADKRLQKELEDYPYDL; this is encoded by the coding sequence ATGAGCACTGGCAAAGAACAACTGGATGTGGAAGTAGAAGAAGATTTTCCTGTCTCAGATAAAGACGAGATCGTTGAGCCTGTAGTCGAGGTCGCTAAAACCAATTTGGCCAAGCGCCGGACGATTGATGCGCTTCTGGCAGATAAACGGCTGCAAAAGGAGCTGGAAGATTATCCATACGATCTTTAA
- the nth gene encoding endonuclease III: MNAAKRLEIFRRFHEDNPEPKTELAYTSPFELLIAVILSAQATDVSVNKAMARLFPVANTPEAIYALGVEGLSQYIKTIGLYNSKAKNVIETCRLLIERHAGQVPQTREELEALPGVGRKTANVVLNTAFRQLTMAVDTHIFRVSNRTGIAPGKNVVEVEKQLMKFVPKPYLLDAHHWLILHGRYVCQARKPRCGSCRIEDLCEFKEKTSDD, from the coding sequence ATGAACGCCGCAAAGCGCCTTGAAATATTTCGCCGGTTTCACGAAGACAATCCCGAGCCCAAAACCGAACTGGCCTACACATCACCCTTCGAATTATTGATTGCCGTGATTTTGTCAGCGCAAGCCACTGATGTGAGCGTGAACAAGGCAATGGCCAGGTTGTTCCCGGTCGCGAATACGCCAGAAGCCATCTACGCTCTGGGAGTGGAAGGGCTTTCGCAGTACATCAAGACCATTGGCCTGTATAACAGCAAGGCCAAGAACGTGATCGAAACCTGTCGCTTGCTGATTGAACGGCATGCCGGTCAGGTGCCACAAACCCGAGAAGAGCTTGAAGCCCTTCCAGGGGTAGGTCGTAAAACCGCAAACGTTGTGCTCAACACCGCCTTCAGACAGCTGACCATGGCCGTAGATACCCATATATTCAGGGTCAGTAACCGAACCGGCATTGCACCAGGCAAAAATGTGGTCGAGGTCGAAAAGCAATTAATGAAATTCGTGCCCAAGCCTTACCTGCTGGATGCCCATCACTGGCTCATCCTGCATGGTCGTTACGTTTGCCAGGCGCGCAAGCCGCGCTGCGGGAGCTGCCGCATAGAAGACCTGTGCGAATTCAAGGAAAAGACCTCTGACGATTGA